The window GTCTTCGACGCCCTGCGCCGGTCGACGGAGGAGCTGGAGCACCTGGAAGAGACGCTGGCCGTGGTGGAGTTCCGCCGGCAGCTGGCCGAGCGCGTCGCGGCGCTGACCGCGGCCGTGCAGCGGCTGACGGCCCGCGTCGGCGCCGAGGCGGCGGCCGAGGTCACCCAGGAGCTGGAGGCGCTCAGGCGCAGCCTCCGGTGACCGATGCCGCACTACTTCACGCCCACCCCCACCGTCCCGTCCCGGAGGCGTGAGATCCAAGCCCGGCTGCGGGGACGGATCTGGACCTTCCGCACCGACCGCGGCGTCTTCTCCCAGGCCGG is drawn from Armatimonadota bacterium and contains these coding sequences:
- a CDS encoding sigma factor-like helix-turn-helix DNA-binding protein, which gives rise to MARSLGERLRLIRLFDTYGPLLTHRQQRLLRLYYHHDLSLGEIAERQAVSRQAVFDALRRSTEELEHLEETLAVVEFRRQLAERVAALTAAVQRLTARVGAEAAAEVTQELEALRRSLR